One genomic window of Sulfurovum lithotrophicum includes the following:
- a CDS encoding KTSC domain-containing protein: MTMIPVSSSAISYIGYDSATMKMKITFKQSKTYDYCNVPQNVFDDFLNASSQGIYYDLHIKDKYNCW; this comes from the coding sequence ATGACAATGATTCCAGTTAGTTCGAGTGCAATAAGTTATATAGGATATGATAGTGCCACTATGAAAATGAAAATTACTTTTAAACAAAGTAAAACTTATGATTATTGCAATGTACCACAAAATGTTTTTGATGATTTTTTAAATGCTTCATCACAAGGTATATATTATGATTTACATATAAAAGATAAATATAACTGTTGGTAA
- a CDS encoding DmsC/YnfH family molybdoenzyme membrane anchor subunit — MEPLSKHTPLESFINHKNETGMQCGNYSIDIPDLKPGEQYRFHFDATACVGCHCCEVACNEQNANPDEIKWRRVGEMEMGEFPDTLQLFNSMSCNHCIDPECLRGCPTESYIKLDNGIVWHDDPSCIGCQYCTWNCPYEVPVFNPDRGIVTKCHMCVDKLEAGQTPACVQACPGGAIEIEAVNVEQWLAEDMAKEGVAPHLPNIDITKPTTRYTLPEIPKGEEIHPADEHLLHPAHPELPLVFMTVLTQVSVGAFLALFLGQMLFTLGFNLPKPNLAMAILAFLPAAIGLPLSALHLGRPAKAMSAMKNWKTSWLSREAIALGAYTGLATMVAGLYFLEIKGFLLLLVEAITLAIGLFGIYAQSMIYRIKARPSWNRKSTTKRFFGSGYVGFLLIAMVLLISNGAQGAMVLLAITLLAGMGQALVILEEVMFYRHLDKEDPLYYQYNRTRILLQEHFAKVKKFRVYSLAAFALTLPLLAILFTASGLTGLAIATLIVATLGAFASELAGRYLFYRTVVPLGLAGNFFAGNQCH; from the coding sequence ATGGAACCATTAAGTAAACATACACCATTGGAAAGCTTCATCAACCACAAGAACGAGACCGGTATGCAGTGTGGAAATTATTCCATTGACATTCCTGACCTCAAACCCGGAGAACAGTACCGCTTTCACTTCGATGCCACTGCCTGTGTAGGCTGTCACTGCTGTGAAGTGGCCTGCAACGAACAAAATGCCAATCCTGATGAGATCAAGTGGAGACGTGTTGGAGAGATGGAAATGGGGGAATTCCCCGATACCCTGCAACTCTTCAACTCTATGAGCTGTAATCACTGCATCGACCCGGAGTGTCTCAGAGGGTGTCCTACCGAGTCCTACATCAAACTGGACAATGGGATCGTCTGGCACGATGACCCTTCCTGTATCGGCTGTCAGTACTGTACCTGGAACTGTCCGTATGAAGTCCCGGTCTTCAATCCTGACAGAGGTATTGTCACCAAATGCCATATGTGCGTGGACAAACTTGAAGCAGGGCAAACACCTGCCTGTGTTCAGGCCTGTCCCGGCGGTGCCATTGAAATAGAAGCAGTGAATGTAGAACAGTGGTTGGCCGAAGATATGGCCAAAGAAGGAGTGGCTCCCCACCTGCCGAACATAGATATTACCAAACCCACCACACGATACACACTGCCTGAAATCCCCAAGGGCGAAGAGATACACCCGGCAGACGAACATCTCCTGCACCCGGCACATCCTGAACTGCCGCTTGTTTTCATGACGGTACTCACACAGGTTTCGGTAGGTGCTTTTTTGGCGCTTTTTTTGGGACAGATGCTCTTTACCTTGGGATTCAATCTACCAAAACCCAATCTGGCAATGGCGATCCTGGCATTTTTACCGGCAGCCATCGGCCTGCCCCTTTCAGCCCTGCACCTGGGACGTCCTGCCAAAGCGATGTCCGCCATGAAGAACTGGAAGACTTCCTGGCTTTCACGCGAAGCCATTGCCCTGGGAGCCTATACCGGCCTGGCAACCATGGTAGCGGGATTGTACTTTTTGGAGATCAAAGGCTTCCTGCTGCTTCTCGTTGAAGCAATTACTTTAGCTATAGGCCTTTTCGGTATCTATGCACAGTCGATGATCTACCGTATCAAAGCACGCCCGAGCTGGAACCGCAAAAGCACTACCAAGCGATTTTTTGGCTCAGGCTATGTCGGCTTCCTCCTCATTGCAATGGTACTGCTCATCTCCAACGGTGCACAGGGGGCCATGGTCCTGCTTGCCATTACGCTGCTTGCCGGAATGGGACAGGCACTGGTCATTCTTGAAGAGGTAATGTTCTACCGTCACCTCGACAAAGAGGACCCGCTCTACTACCAGTACAACCGTACACGTATCCTGCTTCAGGAGCATTTCGCTAAAGTAAAGAAGTTCAGAGTCTATTCTCTTGCAGCATTTGCCCTGACACTGCCACTGCTTGCCATTCTCTTTACCGCCAGCGGCCTTACAGGATTGGCGATCGCAACACTGATCGTCGCAACACTGGGTGCGTTCGCCAGCGAACTGGCAGGACGCTACCTTTTCTACAGAACTGTGGTACCATTGGGACTGGCAGGAAATTTCTTTGCAGGGAATCAATGCCATTAG
- a CDS encoding nitrite/sulfite reductase, which produces MDVLEKALEARSKKINKVETTKALKSPMEVYARLEEIAAAGYEGLAKEDSAYFLKCFGLFDKGEDFMLRVRIPSGQLIHEQALRIGEVAQTYANDYIDISTRMQVVLHYIQIENIAKVLHALKEVGLSTFQTGADNTRNTVSDPLDGLAYDNIIETKPIVDKLEKQFIENPEWISTLPRKFNTGILGSLSNSCNIFGHDCCFVLAQKEGRFGFNVYLGARVGVQAKDADLFVTADEVPEFYAALLRVFKRYGYRDNRNKNRLHFLLSDVGVPAFIEAVKEEAGKNYAEAGVTMVQSQNIALGSNKILLKDNTYAYKVIVPSGIFSGTDMIEAAKSAQTYGSGHLRLTYDQNLFLVNIPQEELSGLEASPLVAKYAAFNNLYFQDMIACAGTHTCSFGVIPNKPDAIEMAHFLNSEVAIENAQVRMNWSACPKGCGIHGIADIGFEGCKAKDEEGNRVDGVHIFIGGKITRRAKEAHVLHKSLPITEAKHHVKYLLKTYAGYKERSETFEAFETRFFSHNYSYQAISFFTKINYVLREKLGLNVMFELDKEPTSGRREEYELFTFGLKLFKLLTGEKRFEAVDGLSPTLARPRKIKRDEVSKLNPRVPPKLSEVIYNMTHENKSERAQVFSELLVALKEV; this is translated from the coding sequence ATGGATGTTTTAGAGAAAGCCCTGGAGGCACGAAGTAAAAAAATCAATAAAGTAGAAACGACCAAGGCACTCAAATCCCCTATGGAGGTCTATGCACGACTTGAAGAGATCGCAGCTGCCGGGTATGAAGGCCTGGCCAAGGAAGACTCTGCCTACTTCCTGAAATGTTTCGGCCTCTTTGACAAGGGTGAGGATTTCATGCTGAGGGTGCGTATTCCTTCCGGTCAACTTATCCATGAACAGGCACTGCGGATCGGGGAAGTCGCACAAACCTATGCCAATGACTATATAGATATTTCCACGCGTATGCAGGTCGTATTGCACTATATTCAGATAGAGAACATTGCCAAAGTACTTCATGCACTCAAAGAGGTGGGGCTTAGCACATTTCAGACAGGTGCGGACAATACACGAAATACCGTTTCTGACCCTCTTGACGGGCTTGCTTACGATAACATCATTGAAACCAAACCCATTGTAGACAAACTCGAAAAGCAATTTATAGAAAATCCTGAATGGATCTCCACCCTGCCCCGTAAATTCAATACCGGGATACTCGGTTCACTCTCCAACTCCTGTAATATCTTCGGACATGACTGCTGTTTTGTCCTTGCACAAAAAGAGGGACGATTCGGCTTCAATGTCTATTTGGGAGCCAGGGTCGGTGTACAGGCGAAAGATGCCGATCTCTTCGTTACCGCAGATGAAGTTCCCGAATTTTACGCGGCTCTGCTGAGGGTATTTAAAAGATACGGTTACCGAGACAACCGGAACAAGAACCGCCTGCACTTCCTCCTGAGTGACGTGGGTGTCCCTGCCTTCATAGAGGCGGTGAAAGAGGAAGCAGGCAAAAATTATGCCGAGGCCGGCGTGACCATGGTACAGTCCCAGAACATTGCCCTGGGTTCCAACAAAATACTGCTCAAAGACAATACCTATGCCTACAAGGTCATCGTGCCTTCCGGTATCTTCAGCGGTACCGATATGATCGAAGCAGCAAAAAGTGCACAAACTTACGGCAGTGGACACCTGCGGCTCACCTATGACCAGAACCTCTTTCTTGTCAATATACCGCAGGAGGAACTGAGCGGGCTTGAAGCAAGTCCGCTTGTTGCAAAATATGCAGCATTCAACAACCTCTATTTTCAGGATATGATCGCCTGTGCCGGTACACATACCTGCAGCTTCGGCGTCATCCCCAACAAACCCGACGCTATAGAGATGGCACATTTCCTCAACTCGGAAGTGGCCATAGAGAATGCCCAGGTACGCATGAACTGGTCAGCCTGCCCCAAAGGCTGTGGCATACACGGCATCGCCGATATCGGATTTGAAGGATGCAAGGCCAAAGACGAAGAGGGAAACAGGGTTGACGGTGTGCACATCTTCATAGGCGGGAAGATTACCCGCAGGGCGAAAGAGGCTCATGTCCTGCATAAATCACTTCCGATCACAGAAGCGAAGCATCATGTAAAGTATCTGCTCAAAACATACGCCGGGTACAAAGAACGCAGCGAAACCTTCGAAGCGTTCGAGACACGTTTTTTCAGCCATAACTACAGCTATCAGGCGATCTCATTCTTTACCAAGATCAACTACGTCCTTCGTGAGAAGCTCGGCCTGAATGTGATGTTCGAACTTGACAAAGAGCCGACAAGTGGCAGAAGAGAGGAGTATGAGCTCTTCACTTTCGGCCTCAAACTCTTCAAGCTCCTTACCGGAGAGAAACGTTTTGAAGCAGTTGATGGACTTTCACCAACCCTGGCACGCCCCCGTAAGATCAAACGTGACGAAGTAAGCAAACTCAATCCCAGAGTACCACCGAAACTCTCCGAAGTGATCTACAACATGACACATGAGAACAAAAGTGAACGTGCGCAGGTATTCTCGGAACTGCTTGTGGCATTGAAGGAGGTATAA
- a CDS encoding MFS transporter, with protein sequence MAGFKALKGQGHFPTLFMAFLYFDMSFMVWTMLGPLSTEIAEALAAHGEIITAGQKATLLSLPILSGAILRIVLGFGVDKLGAKMTALIAQAIVIASLLLAYFKGGDITYDQLLIVALGLGFAGASFAVALPQAGQWYPPKLQGVVLGIAGAGNIGVVLDFLFAPKIAELWGWESVFGVGAIMAIAVFIAYMFLAKNAPESVYKARPKKVSDYLKLLRDKDTWWFNLFYAISFGGFVGFAGYMKVYLMNTYQADMSAFGLNVLDEPNVKVIAGYFGALTIFAGAVLRPVGGNIADKIGGVKALYFFYGAVAVLAAILALLDLPFFVAISVLFFIMANLGMANGAVFQLVPQRFGKDIGIMTGIVGCAGGLGGTALIKTLGWSKGAFDGYMAGFLIFAAVVLVAIAGLSFVKTRWRTTWGVNAGGMI encoded by the coding sequence ATGGCTGGATTTAAAGCACTCAAAGGACAGGGTCACTTTCCGACTCTGTTCATGGCTTTTTTATATTTCGATATGAGTTTCATGGTCTGGACGATGCTCGGACCACTTTCAACGGAGATTGCGGAAGCACTGGCGGCACACGGTGAGATCATCACAGCAGGACAGAAGGCGACACTGCTTTCACTTCCTATCCTCTCAGGGGCGATCCTGCGTATCGTACTTGGTTTTGGGGTCGATAAACTTGGAGCAAAAATGACCGCTCTGATCGCCCAGGCGATCGTTATCGCTTCTTTGCTGCTCGCCTATTTTAAAGGCGGTGATATTACATATGACCAGCTTCTGATCGTTGCGCTTGGACTGGGTTTTGCAGGGGCTTCATTTGCCGTGGCACTTCCACAGGCAGGACAGTGGTATCCGCCGAAACTTCAGGGTGTGGTTTTGGGTATTGCCGGTGCGGGTAACATCGGTGTGGTACTTGACTTCCTCTTCGCTCCGAAGATCGCAGAACTTTGGGGATGGGAGTCTGTATTCGGTGTCGGTGCGATAATGGCTATTGCAGTATTTATTGCTTACATGTTTCTGGCAAAAAATGCTCCTGAGTCTGTCTATAAAGCAAGACCGAAAAAGGTTTCCGATTACCTTAAACTGCTTCGTGATAAAGATACATGGTGGTTCAACCTTTTCTATGCCATCTCTTTTGGTGGTTTCGTAGGGTTTGCAGGCTATATGAAGGTTTACCTAATGAACACTTATCAGGCAGATATGAGTGCCTTCGGGCTTAATGTGCTCGATGAGCCAAACGTCAAGGTTATCGCTGGTTATTTCGGTGCCCTTACCATCTTTGCCGGTGCGGTACTCAGACCTGTCGGAGGGAACATTGCAGACAAGATCGGAGGCGTGAAGGCGCTTTATTTCTTTTATGGTGCGGTTGCGGTACTGGCTGCGATCCTTGCATTGCTCGATCTGCCGTTCTTTGTTGCGATCTCCGTGCTTTTCTTCATTATGGCAAACCTTGGTATGGCAAACGGTGCGGTCTTCCAGCTTGTTCCGCAGCGTTTCGGCAAAGATATTGGTATTATGACCGGTATCGTGGGATGTGCCGGAGGTCTTGGAGGTACGGCGCTCATCAAAACGCTTGGTTGGTCCAAAGGTGCCTTTGACGGCTATATGGCAGGATTTCTCATCTTTGCAGCTGTCGTACTTGTGGCCATTGCCGGAC